CGTTTGTACTTGAGAATGCCATGTTCAAGCGGTCACCGATACCAGCATCAGCATCGATATCAACAAGCTCTTTCTCTACAGGAACAGATTCACCTGTAAGAGCAGCTTCTTCAATCTTAAGGGAGTTTGATTCAATCAAACGTAGGTCAGCAGGGACAACGTCACCAGCTTCTAGTAATACGATATCACCAGGAACGATTTCGTCACTACGAACAGTAACAACTTCGCCATCACGCTTTACGCGAGCCATAGGAGATGCCATTTGTCTCAAAGCCGCAATTGCTTCTTCAGCTTTAGATTCTTGATAAACACCAAGAACAGCATTCAAAACAACTACCATTAAAATAATAATTGCGTCAGAAATTTCACCAAGAACGCCAGAGATTAAAGCAGCTGCTAATAGGACTACGATCATAAAATCTTTGAATTGATCCATGAACTTAGCAAGGAGTGATTTTTGTTCTCCCTCCTCTAAAGCGTTAGGACCGTATTCTTCAGCCCGTTTTTTTGCTTCTGCACTCGTAAGACCTGTTGCTGTTGAGTCTAGTTTTGATAAGACTGTTTCAGCATTTTGAGCGAAGAAAGCTTCACGTAATTGTTCTTTTGCCACAATTTTTCCCCTCTCTAAAACTATATATTTTGTGCTAGATATGAAAAAAGACCTATGCATTTCAAGACAAACCTCTATAAGTAGAAAGTTTTCCTGTATGCATAAGTCTCACTATTTAAGATAACACCAGCAGAATAGTGAAACTTCTACTTATTGTTGATGCTACCACAGCCGGAGCTGCTAGTTACTCCCCTATGGAGATATTCGAATCTAACACTTCTTACAGTATAAGGCTAAATATGCTAATTATCAAGCAAAAACTTGAAATGATTAAAAATATTGGATGAATGCCATAATAATGTAATTAATTAAGAATAGAATAGTTGAACCCCATAGGATAGGGTGAATTTCTTTCGCTTTACCCAACGTAACTTTCACGATTACAAAGAAGATGAAGCCAGCTGCGATACCTGTTGAAATGTTGTACGTCAATCCCATAAACACAGAAGCAAAGAAAGCAGGGATTGCTTCTTCTAAATCAGTCCAATTGATATCTTTAAATGAACCCATCATCAAAACACCCACAATGATAAGGGAAGGAGCAGTAGCTGCTGCCGGAACAACTCCAATAAGTGGAGCGAAGAATGCACTAACTACGAATAGAATAGCAACGACTACAGCTGTCAAACCAGTACGACCACCAGAACCGATTCCTGCTGCACTCTCAACGAAAGTAGTTGTATTGGAAGTTCCGAAAATAGCACCAAAGATTGTTCCGATTGAATCTGCGAAAAGAGCTTTATCCATTTTAGAATTAAAACCTTTTCCTTCTTCCAAAGCTTTTTCATCTTCGGCTGAGAAGATACCTGTACGACGACCCGTACCCATAAATGTTCCAATTGTATCAAATGTATCGGATAGACTGAAAGCAAAAATTGTCATTAAAACCAGTGGAAGGCGAGAAGTATCAGTGAATAATGATAATAGTCCTTCGCTTCCGAATGCTGCACCAAATGTGACACCTAGCTCATCAATTGCAGATCCTAATGTGTTAGCTGCAAGGATTTCAGGTGAAACTTGTACAACTCCCATTGGAATTCCTACAAGAGTAGTAGCAATAATACCAATCATGATGGCACCACGTACATTTTTGATCATTAAGATAATCGTTAGAATAACACCGAACAATGCTAATAAAGAAGCAGGTTGCGTAAAGTTAACTAGTGCCGGAACGATTCCGCCGCTTGTAATAACAGTACCGATACCACCATCATAAGCAGATTGAGCTGCATCATATGGTGCACCATTAATAGAAAGAATAGTACCAGCATCAGAAGTAAATTCTAACCAGCCTGCATTTTTAATACCGATATAAGCGATAAAAATACCAATACCACCACTGATTGCATGTTGCAATGACTCAGGAATGGATTTAATAATCATTTTTCTAACTTTAGTTACAGTGATTAGAACGTTAACCACCCCGCATAGGAATACCATTGCAAGAGCTTGTTGCCAAGAGAAACCTAGTTGGAAAACAACTGTAAAAGTAAAGAATGCATTTAATCCCATTCCGGGTGCAAGTGCATAAGGAACGTTCGCGAATAATCCCATTACTAAAGTACTAATAGCAGAAGCGATAATAGTCGCAAGAAATACTGCTTGGCTTGGCATACCTGACAAAGCCAAGATGCTTGGATTAACAAAAATGATATAAGCCATTGCGAAAAACGTTGTGAATCCCGCTAAAATTTCAGTTGATACAGATGTTCCGTGTTCTTTCAGTTTAAAAAACTGGTCCATGATTAATCTCCTTTTATACGATATATTTGTGTGCCTAAAAGAAATAAATGCAAAATGTTAACAAATGTGTAGCACCCAGTCATTATAACCGACTTGTAATTCATAATCAATATTAAAATGTTAACAATTGTAACTTACAAAATAACTAATGTTCGTATTTTAAGGCTAAAAGGAAGTTTTTATCACTCTTTGTATCTATGGTAGAATGTATAAAGAACTGACTGGGGGCGTCGAGATGAGGCAGCAATTATTTGTGGTAGGAGATATCCATGGGGAGTATGACATGCTTGTGAAGCTGCTGGAACAGTGGGATAAGAAAACACAAACCTTACTTTTTGTTGGTGATTTAGCGGATAGAGGGCTGAATTCTAAAGCATGTATAGAGTTAGTATATAGACTAGTTGCGGCGGGAGATGCCATTTGTTTGACCGGTAATCATGAGCAACTCTTTTTACAATTCTTAGAGCAGCCAGATACCTTTTATGGCAATTATTTGATTAATGGCGGCGCAAGTACAATTAGTTCCTTGCTGCCGGATTTAAGACAGAGTACAGCTCAACCAACAGAAATAGCGGAAAAAATAAAGGACCAATACCCAGATTTGATCGCCTTTATTTCCTCCATGCCGCTTTATTTTGAATGGCATCATTATTTATTCGTTCATGCGGGAGTGGACTTATCACTTCCTGATTGGAAGGAAACACCAACAAAAGATTTTTATTGGATTCGAGAACCCTTTCATCGAGGGATTAATCAAACGGGGAAAGTTATTGTTTTTGGACATACTCCGACACCGGGATTACATAATGCTGACAACAATTATGATATTTGGGAATCAGATAATAAAATAGGTATAGATGGTGGGGCGGTTTTTGGTGGTATTCTGCATGGCTTAGTATTTGACCAGAATACGCTTGTCGCGCACTATGGCGTTCAAAAGAAGAACGATGTACCTGAATGCATCACTTATATTGAAGGGACGTAATAAACTAATGGCAGAAAATGAGAAGATACTTTTACTTTTGAAGAAAGAATTAAAGGGATATAAAAGCGGGCAAATCGAATCCGTATTAGGATTGTTGGCTGAAGGGAATACAGTTCCTTTTATTGCACGCTATAGGAAAGAAATGACAGGTTCGCTGGATGAGGTCCAAATTCGAGAAGTGGAAGAACGCCATCACTATTTGACTAATCTAGAGAATCGTAAAGAAGAAGTTATTAGAACTATCGAAGAACAAGGGAAAATGACGCCGGAATTGCTGACTGCTATTCAAGCTGCTGAAAAAATGCAAAAAGTAGAGGATTTGTATCGTCCTTATAAACAAAAGCGCCGGACGAAGGCTGCTATTGCAAAGGAGCAAGGTCTTGAACCGTTGGCAGAGTGGTTAATGACATTCCCAATATCTGGGTCAATCGAAGATAAAGCACGTGAATTTATAACTGAAGAAGTTGAATCTGTCGAAGCTGCGTTGCAAGGGTCGCATGAAATCATCGCTGAAATTGTGAGTGATGAACCAACATTCCGCGAGCGCATCCGCGAGTTTACAAAACGTTTTGGACAAATTACGAGTACAGTAAAGAATGAAGAAGCGGATGAAAAAGGCGTTTATGAAATGTACTATGATTTCTCACAAGCCATCCAAACGATTCAGCCGCATCGGATGTTAGCAATGAACCGTGGTGAGAAAGAGAATATTTTGCGTGTCTCTTTTCTTATTGATACGGAAAAAATATTCGGCTACTTGGCTACAAATCTAATAAAAAATGAAAAGAGCATGACGGTGCCACTCGTTGAGGCCGCCTATAAAGATAGTTATCAACGCTTTATCGGACCAGCAATTGAAAGAGAAATTCGCAATGAACTCACAGAAATAGCAGAAGAGCAGGCAATCTCTATTTTTGGTGAGAACCTACGAAATTTATTATTGCAGCCACCGATGAAAGGGAAGGTTGTAATGGGCTTTGATCCGGCTTACCGGACAGGATGTAAATTGGCTATCGTAGATGCAACAGGAAAAGTGTTGGCAAAAGATGTTATTTACCCACATAAACCGGCATCGAAATTTAAAATGCAAGAAGCGGGACCGCGCTTCAATGAATTAATTACGCGTTATAATGTAGAGATGGTTGCGATTGGAAATGGAACGGCAAGCCGAGAGTCAGAATTATTTGTTTCCGAGCAAATTAAACAACTGGAACAAACAGTTTATTATGTAATAGTGAATGAAGCGGGTGCTTCAGTTTACTCTGCGAGTGATATTGCCCGCGAAGAATTCCCTGACTTCCAAGTAGAAGAGAGAAGTGCTGTCAGCATTGCGCGTCGCTTGCAAGATCCGCTCGCTGAATTAGTGAAAATTGATCCGAAATCTGTAGGTGTTGGGCAATACCAACATGACGTTTCTCAAAAACGTCTAACAGAGCGCTTGGACTTCGTCGTCGAAACAGCTGTTAACCAAGTAGGCGTTAACTTAAATACTGCAAGTGCGCCACTGTTGCAACATGTATCCGGCTTAAATAAAACGATTGCGAATAACGTTGTGGCTTACCGTGAAGAAAATGGTGCGTTTGTTTCACGTACTGAATTGAAAAAAGTTCCGCGTCTAGGACCCAAAGCTTTCGAGCAAGCAGCGGGCTTCCTTCGTATAATAGATGGGAAGAACATTTTAGATAATACGGATATCCATCCGGAATCTTACGCTGAAGCGAAATCTGTCCTTAAACTGGTTGACTTGGACTTGAAAGATGTAGGCTCTGAGAAAGCGCGAGAAGTCTTGGCAAAATTAGACAAACAAGAAGCGCGAGAATTAACGGGATTAGGAAAAGAAACGCTTCATGACGTGATCCAAGGTTTAACCAAACCAGGTCGCGATTTACGTGATGATATTTCCCAACCTTTGTTGCGCCAAGATGTTCTAACAATGGAAGACTTAAAAGAAGGTATGGAATTAGAGGGAACCGTTCGGAATGTTGTTGACTTTGGTGCTTTCGTTGATATTGGTGTGAAGCAAGATGGTTTGGTTCATATTTCTAAATTGAGTAATAATTTTGTTAAACACCCGACCGATGTTGTAGCGGTAGGAGACATCGTCAAAGTTTGGATTGAATCAGTAGATGCTAAAAAAGGACGTATTTCTTTGACCATGTTAGCCAAATAATTTGTCTCCCTTTTGAATGTTTGTTAGACTAAAAACAGCAAAAGAAAGGGGAATAAATCAGATATGTCAAAGAAAATTGCAGTACTTGTTACCAATTTATTTGAAGATTCCGAATATACGTCTCCCGTTCAAGCGCTTGAAGAGGCCGGTCATACAACTGTAAGCATTGAGCATAAAGCAGGAAATGTTGTAAAAGGGAAAAAGGGAGAGGCCGAAGTCATAATTGATAAAGGGATTGATGAAGTTAACCCTGAAGATTTTGATGCCTTGTTGATACCTGGTGGTTTTTCACCCGACTCGCTTCGAAAACATGAAAGTTTCTTAGAATTTGTTCGACACTTTGATACAGAACAGAAGCCTATTTTCACTATTTGCCATGGTCCACAACTCATGATTAATGCAGAAGTTGTCAAAGGCAAGAAAATGACTTCAGTCAGTCAAGTAGCTATTGATTTGAAGAATGCGGGTGCAAACTGGGAAGACAGTGCACTTGTAATCGACGAAAGTGGTTTGATTACGAGCCGGACTCCTGAAGATTTACCAGTCTTTAACAAAGCTATTGTCAAGGCGTTAGAAAAATAATATGATGAAACGGCAACCCTGTTCTATAGCGGGTTGCCGTTTTCTATGAAGACAGAAAGAGAGAATGAGCAGTGAACCAAATAGAACTCCAGAGGTTAGTAGAAGAAACATCGCTCACTAACTTTTCAAAACCATTCCTTCATAAGGCAACTTTTAACGCAAGATTAAAGACGACAGGCGGGCGCTACTTATTAAAAACACATGACTTGGATTTTAATAAGCGCGTTTTAGAAATTTATGGAATGACTGATTTTACTAAAGTCATCATACACGAGCTCTGTCATTATCATCTTCATCTTGAAGGAAGAGGCTACCGACATCGGGATTCGGACTTCAAAAATTTGCTTGCTGCCACAGGGGGAAGTCGCTACGTGAAAGATTTGCGAACCCCAGAAGAAAGACAATCATTGCATCAATACCGGTGTGTAAAGTGTGCGGCTGAAATTTCACGGAAAAATAAGGTGAATGTGGCACGCTATGTTTGTGGGAAATGCCGTGGCAGGCTGATAGCAATCGAAAACTAATAACAAAAGGTAGGTTTTACAATAAATGATAATAATGTGCGATTCGACATGCGATTTACCCTTAGCGTTTCTAGAAGAGAAAGACCTTCATTTATTCCCAGCTCTCATTACGTTAGGCGAAAAAGAGTATCGAGATATCTTGGATATTGACACCAGTAAAATTTATAACACTATAAAAAACGGGATACATCCCAAGACAGCGCAGGTCGCGGTAGCAGACTTTTACCTTAAATTTAAGCAGATTGCGAAAGAAAAAGAAGAAGGAATCTACATCTCTGTATCTTCTGGTTTATCAGGAACATACAATACGGCTTTAATGGCTCTTAAAGCTGTGAAAGAAGAGTTCTCTGAGGTGAAGATTACAGTAATCGATTCGCGAACAGCTTCGATCGGAATAGGGGTCATGCTCTCTGAAGCCCTTGAAATGCGCGCAGCTAATAGGAGTCTTGGTGAAGTGACCAACCGGATGGAATTTATGGCGAATAACTTGGTAACTTTATTTACATTATCTGATTTGAACTGGGTAGCAAAGGGCGGAAGGATTTCTAAAACGGCCGCAACTATTGGTTCAGTGCTTCAAATCAATCCGGTTATGGAATTGATCAATGGTAAAGTTGTGATAACTGAAAAAATTCGAGGGAAAAAGAAAGTTATGAATCGAATGATTGAAGTAATCAAAGAAAAAGCAGATCAAATTGAGAAGCAAATAATAGGCGTGGCATATAGTGAGGACATCGAAAAGGGCAAGGAGTTTCTGGCGGAAGTTGAAAGTCAAATTGCTTCACGCGGCATTGTTTTTCGGCCTGTTGGAGCCAGTGTTGCGACACACGCAGGACTTGGAACGCTTGGTATTGCATACTTAAAAAAATATTCAAAATAAATAGTAAAGGGGCCGGAAAAAAATCCCGGCCCCTTTACTATTAACGAATAATTGTGGCGTAAACGTGCTCAAAAAGGCAGATCCGATAGCCACTTTGTCATGGTTGTTGCTGCTTTAGCAGCTTACAAAAATGATACACTTGGGCTTCAGCCCACAGTGCTACTGAAATAATGCGCGGATGGCCTTCACCCATCCTGTGCTTATTCGCTCCAGTTGCCGTAGCCGTTGCTACTTTAGTAGCTTACGGATATGGTATGCGTTAGAAGTTTCGGATCTAAAAGCTTTTTTCCCACTCTCTTTCCTAAAATACTCTGTTACCTTATTAAAGCTATTCCAATAACCTTAACCTGATCATATTCGTACTTGATTTCGGTAAATTCAGGGTTTAGGGGTTTGAGAGTGACTGTTCCTTCTTCAAAGTCATAGGAAATTTTTCTACAAATTGTTCCTAACCGAAATACTTCAAGGACAGCAATATCGCCATCCTTAGCTGTGGATTGGCTTTTGCAGAAGACAGGTGACCCTTTCGGTATTAAGTCAGCCATGCTGGCATCATCAACTAAAAACATAAAATCAGATTGGATAGGGATTCTAAAAGTCTTATTATTTTGCTCTTTTGAAGGATTATTCTTAAAATTATCAAAATCGATAATTTTAGTCTGATCACGAAGCAAATGTCGTGCAAAATGAAAAACTTTTTCTTGGTTTGGCCGCTTAAGTTGCTGATAAATCTGAGCGAAGTCGTTGCTCACATTTTTTTTAGGAAGGAAATCTTCTATTTTTGCTCTTAGGAATTGTGATATTTTATATAGTTTTGTAATAGAAGGATCTTTTTTACCTTTTTCAATCGCATCAATTTCTTCTTTTTCGATAGAAACCTCATCAGCCAATTCAGCTTGCGAAACGCCTCGAATTCTCCTGAAAAAAGTTATTTTGCGTCCAATAAAACGTAGTAAATTGTTCAAGTTTGTTGTCCTTTCTGAATGATGGACACCTAAATCCACTCATATAAAATAAAAAATGATTAATATGAAGAGTCGTATTATACGCTGACTTGATTGATTTCCGCTCTGTTCTTCATGGCCAAATTCCCGAAGAATTTGTAAAGAGGGACAATGTCGGTTTGTTTGGGAAATTCAAATTTTCTACTTTCTAAAACCTCATGCCTTGCGATACGATTAATATTTGTGAGATAAGTAATCGTAATTTCGCTATCGTCAAATCCTGTTCCGGCGGTCTCCATTTCGACGTCCACAATGTGGGAGAGATAGATGGATTTGAACGAAGTCTTTCTCCCTGTAGCACCTTGCTTGTCAACGAAGATGATTCTTAGATTGGTAAATATAATTGCGTCTCGGATTAATTTATAACCACTTTGAATTTCTTCGTTATCAAATAGGTACTGAGAATATTCTTTTGAAAGTGATTCTTTGTTCTCTTCATTCATATTGCCGAGGACACCTTGAACGATATTACTAAAGCCAAATTTTGCCATAATATATCTTTCCTCCTTTCAAATATTTCAGAATAAGGATTCGTTAAAATATACATATGTCTATATTATAGCATTGGTATCTAGACCTCAATAGAAAATTAGATAGTTATCTTTTTGCTATTTGTTAATAAAATAAGGTGTTGTATTCCCAAAAAAATGGATAGAGGAGTTTTAAAGTAAACATATTTTTTATGCGGTACATACGCGGTACGAGTATAAAAAAAGCACCTACCCATTAAACAGGTAAGTGCTAGAAACGTTACTAAAATAGTATGCGGCCAAGAGGACTTGAACCTCCACGGGGTTGCCCCCACCAGCCCCTCAAGCTGGCGCGTCTGCCATTCCGCCATGACCGCGCAACTATTTTAGTATAGAATTGAAAACGATTTTTGTCAATGATAAAAGTGAGAGATCAGTACCCATACTTCTTATTTTTAGGAACAAACAGAGAAGGAGTGGTACGGAAAATAATTAAGAGTACAATGACGGTAAAGGTTGCCGTAGCAAAGGCACTCGCTCCGTTCATTACAATCGTGTAGAACCAAGGACTCCAGTTCTCCGGTGCATATTCTCCCCAAAAATAATAACCCGCAATGGTATGCCAGAAGAAACGAGCAGCTGTTCCGACAATTGACCCTACGACAATAAGGACTCTCACCCGTGCTTTATTTCCTTCATCCGCATTTGATTGGAGGCTATTAGCCCATAAGCCAGCGAATCCACTAAAACCAAACGCGACAAAGTACTCAATGAAACCTTGCAGAGGTGTCAAAATATATGCGTTTGCCACGAAGATGTGCATGATTCCCCATAAAAAGCTCGCTGCTAAGCCGGGGACGAGCCCACGCCGTAGCGCAAAGAGAATGAGTACAGGTTGCCCAACTGTAATAGTAAAGCTCGGTCCAATTTCCAAAGGTATGAACGAGAGAGCGGTTGCTAAGGCAGCCATAATGGTTGCCTCAATCCAGATCGTTAAATTTTTTGACATAAAAAAATCTCCTCCTTAATAGTAGAATGGAACAAACCAACTACACAAAGGAGGAGAAAACCGTTATAACGTGTTCTCAACTCACACAATTCCTACGCTCGTATTAACGATACAGGTTCGAAGGGTCAGAATTTTCATTCAATCTCAGCCGTTTCCGGCACCCCTTTGTGATAAGTTCCTATTCAGTTAAAACTAGCTTAGCATATACAAAAATGAAATGCAACAACGACGGTTACTCTGTACTAGTTTTATCTAAAATGCCAAATTTTCTTTCGAAGGCTTTCTTATTACGGTAGTTCAGAATAATATCTATTATTGCGCCCAATAAGAGTCCAATTCCGAATCCCCAACTTATCTCGTCCAGCAACAAGCCGATAATTAATCCCGCGAACATCCCGATTGTGGTGAAAGTGAAGCTATTTACGTGTTCAGTAGGTTGATTACTTTCATCTTTTGAGTTGTCTCCCAAAGAGTGATAAAGCGAAGTTTGGGGTTTAATATTTTTCCGTTGAATGTTGGAACCTTTTTTCTTTGCCAATAGTGTCATTCCTTTTCGTTATCTTTAGATGATAGTATAGCAAAAAAAGCTGCCATACTGCAATATTGGTAAGACAGCTTCAGGTGTTTATTCCGCAGGATCCATTTCCACGGCGTCTTCTTTCTTAAAGTCCAAGACGCCATCTTGTAACATGGTAAAGGCATCATCTTGTGGTGTGTAGCCGATATCAAAATGTGCCTGTGAGATATCCATGCGTGGGAAACGGTTGTTGGAAACCCCATTTACCAATAGAAAAGGTTCATCCAACTTAGCAGCCAAGCAACAATCAATCAAATGACACATATCTCTCTTTGATAAATGCATCGACAGCCCGTCTAAATCGGTAACGCCAGGTTCAATTGTGCTGTCGAAACCACCGATACGGATACCGATTGCTTCTTGATTCGATGTAAAGGCATGATAGCTCGCCAATGCCTCCATATAGACTTTGGAGACCCCGTACGGATCAGCAGGTTTCGGATAGTCACTCGTTTTAACTTGAACATTCTTTGGATAGCCCATGATGGCATGGACAGAACTTGCGAAGATTATTCTTTTCACATCGCTTCTAATCGCAGATTCAAATAAATTATGCGGAACTTTATAATTTAAATCCAAGAGTGTATCGTAAAAATCTGCTTCTGGACTCGGATCTCCGGCGAGATGTATGACATACTCAATATCCAAGAGCAAGCCATCCCAATTTTCACGTTTCACTAAGTCCAAATTTAAATACGTTGTCCCTTCGAGTAAAGAGTCGGACAAGTTTGAAAAATCAACATCTACCAGTGTTAAGTCATGGTTTTTTTTCAAGTGCTCGGTGAGGACGACGCCAATATTCCCATTGGCACCGGTAATCATTACTTTAGCCATAATGTGTGCCTCCTACTTTGTTATAATATTAATTTATGGGCTTACATATTAAAT
This genomic interval from Jeotgalibaca porci contains the following:
- a CDS encoding NAD-dependent epimerase/dehydratase family protein, producing the protein MAKVMITGANGNIGVVLTEHLKKNHDLTLVDVDFSNLSDSLLEGTTYLNLDLVKRENWDGLLLDIEYVIHLAGDPSPEADFYDTLLDLNYKVPHNLFESAIRSDVKRIIFASSVHAIMGYPKNVQVKTSDYPKPADPYGVSKVYMEALASYHAFTSNQEAIGIRIGGFDSTIEPGVTDLDGLSMHLSKRDMCHLIDCCLAAKLDEPFLLVNGVSNNRFPRMDISQAHFDIGYTPQDDAFTMLQDGVLDFKKEDAVEMDPAE
- a CDS encoding helix-turn-helix domain-containing protein encodes the protein MNNLLRFIGRKITFFRRIRGVSQAELADEVSIEKEEIDAIEKGKKDPSITKLYKISQFLRAKIEDFLPKKNVSNDFAQIYQQLKRPNQEKVFHFARHLLRDQTKIIDFDNFKNNPSKEQNNKTFRIPIQSDFMFLVDDASMADLIPKGSPVFCKSQSTAKDGDIAVLEVFRLGTICRKISYDFEEGTVTLKPLNPEFTEIKYEYDQVKVIGIALIR
- a CDS encoding NCS2 family permease, giving the protein MDQFFKLKEHGTSVSTEILAGFTTFFAMAYIIFVNPSILALSGMPSQAVFLATIIASAISTLVMGLFANVPYALAPGMGLNAFFTFTVVFQLGFSWQQALAMVFLCGVVNVLITVTKVRKMIIKSIPESLQHAISGGIGIFIAYIGIKNAGWLEFTSDAGTILSINGAPYDAAQSAYDGGIGTVITSGGIVPALVNFTQPASLLALFGVILTIILMIKNVRGAIMIGIIATTLVGIPMGVVQVSPEILAANTLGSAIDELGVTFGAAFGSEGLLSLFTDTSRLPLVLMTIFAFSLSDTFDTIGTFMGTGRRTGIFSAEDEKALEEGKGFNSKMDKALFADSIGTIFGAIFGTSNTTTFVESAAGIGSGGRTGLTAVVVAILFVVSAFFAPLIGVVPAAATAPSLIIVGVLMMGSFKDINWTDLEEAIPAFFASVFMGLTYNISTGIAAGFIFFVIVKVTLGKAKEIHPILWGSTILFLINYIIMAFIQYF
- a CDS encoding PH domain-containing protein, giving the protein MAKFGFSNIVQGVLGNMNEENKESLSKEYSQYLFDNEEIQSGYKLIRDAIIFTNLRIIFVDKQGATGRKTSFKSIYLSHIVDVEMETAGTGFDDSEITITYLTNINRIARHEVLESRKFEFPKQTDIVPLYKFFGNLAMKNRAEINQVSV
- a CDS encoding DegV family protein, whose product is MIIMCDSTCDLPLAFLEEKDLHLFPALITLGEKEYRDILDIDTSKIYNTIKNGIHPKTAQVAVADFYLKFKQIAKEKEEGIYISVSSGLSGTYNTALMALKAVKEEFSEVKITVIDSRTASIGIGVMLSEALEMRAANRSLGEVTNRMEFMANNLVTLFTLSDLNWVAKGGRISKTAATIGSVLQINPVMELINGKVVITEKIRGKKKVMNRMIEVIKEKADQIEKQIIGVAYSEDIEKGKEFLAEVESQIASRGIVFRPVGASVATHAGLGTLGIAYLKKYSK
- the thiT gene encoding energy-coupled thiamine transporter ThiT, with amino-acid sequence MSKNLTIWIEATIMAALATALSFIPLEIGPSFTITVGQPVLILFALRRGLVPGLAASFLWGIMHIFVANAYILTPLQGFIEYFVAFGFSGFAGLWANSLQSNADEGNKARVRVLIVVGSIVGTAARFFWHTIAGYYFWGEYAPENWSPWFYTIVMNGASAFATATFTVIVLLIIFRTTPSLFVPKNKKYGY
- a CDS encoding metallophosphoesterase family protein gives rise to the protein MRQQLFVVGDIHGEYDMLVKLLEQWDKKTQTLLFVGDLADRGLNSKACIELVYRLVAAGDAICLTGNHEQLFLQFLEQPDTFYGNYLINGGASTISSLLPDLRQSTAQPTEIAEKIKDQYPDLIAFISSMPLYFEWHHYLFVHAGVDLSLPDWKETPTKDFYWIREPFHRGINQTGKVIVFGHTPTPGLHNADNNYDIWESDNKIGIDGGAVFGGILHGLVFDQNTLVAHYGVQKKNDVPECITYIEGT
- a CDS encoding type 1 glutamine amidotransferase domain-containing protein, giving the protein MSKKIAVLVTNLFEDSEYTSPVQALEEAGHTTVSIEHKAGNVVKGKKGEAEVIIDKGIDEVNPEDFDALLIPGGFSPDSLRKHESFLEFVRHFDTEQKPIFTICHGPQLMINAEVVKGKKMTSVSQVAIDLKNAGANWEDSALVIDESGLITSRTPEDLPVFNKAIVKALEK
- a CDS encoding SprT family protein, translated to MNQIELQRLVEETSLTNFSKPFLHKATFNARLKTTGGRYLLKTHDLDFNKRVLEIYGMTDFTKVIIHELCHYHLHLEGRGYRHRDSDFKNLLAATGGSRYVKDLRTPEERQSLHQYRCVKCAAEISRKNKVNVARYVCGKCRGRLIAIEN
- a CDS encoding Tex family protein; its protein translation is MAENEKILLLLKKELKGYKSGQIESVLGLLAEGNTVPFIARYRKEMTGSLDEVQIREVEERHHYLTNLENRKEEVIRTIEEQGKMTPELLTAIQAAEKMQKVEDLYRPYKQKRRTKAAIAKEQGLEPLAEWLMTFPISGSIEDKAREFITEEVESVEAALQGSHEIIAEIVSDEPTFRERIREFTKRFGQITSTVKNEEADEKGVYEMYYDFSQAIQTIQPHRMLAMNRGEKENILRVSFLIDTEKIFGYLATNLIKNEKSMTVPLVEAAYKDSYQRFIGPAIEREIRNELTEIAEEQAISIFGENLRNLLLQPPMKGKVVMGFDPAYRTGCKLAIVDATGKVLAKDVIYPHKPASKFKMQEAGPRFNELITRYNVEMVAIGNGTASRESELFVSEQIKQLEQTVYYVIVNEAGASVYSASDIAREEFPDFQVEERSAVSIARRLQDPLAELVKIDPKSVGVGQYQHDVSQKRLTERLDFVVETAVNQVGVNLNTASAPLLQHVSGLNKTIANNVVAYREENGAFVSRTELKKVPRLGPKAFEQAAGFLRIIDGKNILDNTDIHPESYAEAKSVLKLVDLDLKDVGSEKAREVLAKLDKQEARELTGLGKETLHDVIQGLTKPGRDLRDDISQPLLRQDVLTMEDLKEGMELEGTVRNVVDFGAFVDIGVKQDGLVHISKLSNNFVKHPTDVVAVGDIVKVWIESVDAKKGRISLTMLAK